Sequence from the Guyparkeria hydrothermalis genome:
TCGACACGTACCGATCTGGTGGGCGAAGCAGGCCCGCCCCTTGCCTGACTCCAGTCCGAGAAACTGCGGGCACAGACCATGCTCCCGCGCCAGCTCGGTCAGGCGTTCGCGCGCCTTGTGACGGGAACGGAACATGCCGTGGGCGCGACGCAGGTCGGCCGGATCGATCTCGTCGATCGCGCGCAGCTGCGGCGGCCGGTCGCTCTCGTCGTCCCAGTACCAGGTCAGAAGCGAACGCTGGGCACGCAGGCGGCGATTAAAAATCGGCTGGTCGCGCTTGACCAGCCAGGCCTCGGTCAGCAACGCACCGAACTCGCCGGCGGTCTCGATCCAGTCGAGATGATAAGTCTGCTGAGCGATGCGCATCTCGCGATCGTTGCGGTGGTCGTCAGAGAAGTGCGAGCGTACCCGCGAGCGCAGATTGACGCTCTTGCCGACGTACAGGAGCGCCCCCTCCTCACCGTAGAAGCGATACACGCCCGGCACAGCCGGCACGGCATCAAGGACCGCCGGGTCGAGGTTGGGCGGCGTGCTGGCGCGGGGGACCTGCCGGGCGAGCGCTTCGATCACCGCTTCAACCCCGTCGCGTTCGACAAAGCGCGCCATCAGGGCCGGCAGCGCCTGGCAGTCGCCCATCGCCCGGTGGCGGTCGCCCACCGGCAGCTGGTGCCTGGCGACCAGGCTGTCGAGGTTGTGACGTCGCTCACCCCGGTCCAGCCGTCGCGACAGCTTCACCGTGCACAGCTCGCGGAGCGTGAGCACCTCACCGACCGCCCGAAACGCATTGCGCAAGAAACCGGCATCGAAGCGGGCGTTGTGCGCCACCAGCCAGCGGCCTTCGAGCCGCTCCGCGATCGCCTCGATCAGGCGGGAAAACACGGGCGCCCCTTCGACCATGGCATCGGAAATGCCGGTCAGGCGGGTGATAGTGGGGGGAATGGCCACGCCCGGATCGACCAGGCTCTGCAGCGGCTCGCCGACCACGCCGTTATCGACCGGGATGATGGCGACCTCGGTGATGCGGTCACGCGTCGGCCGCGTGCCGGTGGTCTCGAGATCGACGAACGCCAGACGGTCAAAAGGCACTGGCAGGGATGCCAGCGCCTCCATGCGCTCACCGGGTTGGGGAAGACCGATCAACGCCCTACCCGTCGAGCGTCTCCACGCGCATGCGCACCACCGGCGCCCGGACGGTATCGAGTGCCTCGATCTCGGCGATCGCCTCGTTCATCGCCTTCTCGCGCACCTGGTGCGTGAGCATGACGATCGGCAGGGTCCGCTCGTCCTCGCTCATCTCCTTCTGCATCATCGCCTCGATGGAGACCTCGTGGTCGGCAAGGATCTGGGCGATGCGCGCGAGCACGCCCGGCTTGTCCTGCACCGCAATGCGCAAGTAGTAGGCCGTCTCGATCGACTCCATCGGCGCGACCGGCATGTCACTGATCTGATCGGGGACCACCGCGAGATGCGGCACGCGGTGCATCGGGTCGGCGGTGAGCGTGCGCACAACATCGACCAGATCGGCGACCACCGCCGAGGCGGTCGGATCGGCGCCGGCACCGGCGCCGTAGTACATGGTCGGACCGACTGCATCGCCCCAGGCGAGCACGGCGTTCTGCACGCCGTCGACGTTCGCCAGCAGGCGACGCTCGGGGATCAGGGTCGGGTGGACGCGCAGCTCGACGCCGTCGTCACGCTGTCGGGCAATGCCCAAGTGCTTGATCTGGTAGCCGAACTCGCGGGCGTACTGGACGTCCTCGGTCTCGATGCCGGAGATGCCTTCCGTGTAGACCTCGTCGAACTTCAGCGGCATGCCGAAGGCGATCGCGGCCAGGATGGTCAGCTTGTGCGCCGCGTCGATGCCCTCGACGTCGAAGGTCGGATCGGCCTCGGCAAAGCCAAGATACTGGGCTTCGGCGAGCACCTCGGCGAACGCCCGACCCTCATCGCGCATGGCGGTGAGGATGTAGTTGCCCGTGCCGTTGATGATGCCCGCCAGCCACTCGATGCGATTGCCGGCCAGACCCTCGCGGATCGCCTTGATGATCGGGATGCCGCCGGCCACGGCCGCCTCGAAGGCGACCATGGTGTGATGCTTCTGGGCCAGCTCGAACAACTCCATGCCCTCGTGGGCGATCAGCGCCTTGTTGGCCGTCACCACCGGCTTGCCCAGCTCGAGCGCGCGCCGCATCAGGTCGCCGGCCGGACGCATGCCGCCGATCAACTCGACCACCACGTCCACTTCCGGATTCTCGACCACTTCCATCGGATCGGTGGTCAGCGTGATGCCTTCCAGCGGGCAGATGCGCGGCGCGTCGAGATTGCGGGCCGAGGCGTGCACCACCTCGATACGCCGGCCGGCGCGGCGGGCGATCTCCTCGGCATTGCGGGTCAGGACGTTGACCACGCCGCCACCAACGGTACCCAGGCCCAGCAGCCCGATACGTACTGGCGGCAGCGCCTCTGTCTCGTGTGTCTGCATCTGGCTCATTGACCTCCCTCCGACGGCGGGGTGATCCCGTGGGCGCGAAACATCGCCTTGATGCCGCGGATCGCCTGTCGGGTGCGGTGTTCGTTCTCGATCAGCGAGAAGCGCACGTGGTCGTCGCCGTAGGCGCCGAAACCGATGCCCGGCGAGACGGCCACCTTGGCCTCGGCCAGCAATAGCTTGGAGAACTCCAGCGACCCCAGGTGCGCGAACTGCTCCGGAATCTTCGCCCAGACGAACATCGTCGCCTTGGGCGGCTCGACCGGCCAGCCGGCGGCGTTCAGCCCCTCGCAGAGCACGTCGCGGCGGCGACGGTACATGTCGCAGATCTCGTCGACGCACGTCTGGTCGCCCTCGAGCGCGAGGATCGAGGCAACCTGGATCGGGGTGAACGTGCCGTAGTCGAAGTACGACTTGATCCGCGACAACGCGCCGACCAGCGTCGGGTTGCCCACCATGAAGCCGACACGCCAGCCGGGCATGTTGTAGCTCTTCGACAGGGTGAAGAACTCAACCGCCACGTCCTTCGCCCCGGGCACCTCCATGATCGACGGCGCCTTGTAGCCGTCGAAGACGATGTCGGCATACGCGAGATCGTGGATCACCCAGATACCGGCCTCGCGGCAGATCCCGACCACCTTCTCGAAGAACTCCAGATCCACGCACTGCGTGGTCGGATTCGCCGGGAAGTTGAGGATCAGCATCTTCGGCTTGGGCCAGGTCTCCTTGATCGCCCGGGTGAGCTCCTCGAAGAAGTCCACGTCCGGCGTGAGTTGCACGTGACGAATGTCCGCATCGGCGATCACCGAGCCATAGGGGTGGATCGGGTAGGCCGGGTTGGGCACCAGCACCGTATCGCCCGCGGACAGGGTCGCCATCGCCAGGTGGCCAAGACCTTCCTTCGAGCCTATGGTGACGATCGCCTCGGACTCCGGATCGATCTCGACGTCATAGCGATTGCGGTACCAATTGGCGATCGCGCGACGCAGACGCGGAATGCCCTTCGACTGCGAGTAGCGATGCGTGTCGCCGCGGCGAGCCGCCTCGACCATCTTCTCGACAATGTGCGGCGGGGTCGGCTGGTCCGGGTTGCCCATGCCGAAATCGACGATGTCCTCGCCGGCGGCTCGCGCCTTCGCCTTGAGTTCGCCGGTGATGTTGAAGACGTAGGGCGGCAGTCGCTTGATGCGGGCGAAATGTTCGTTCACTTGGACTCTGGTGCGTCTGGGATGGTGGACAAAACGCGGCTGGCTCGACTCAAGGGCCGAGCTCGGGCAAAGGGTACAAACAGTAAGGAGAGGCGGGCTGACTGTCAATGTTCGAGCCGCCTTCCCGAGCGGCTCGGACGAGCATCTGCAGAGCAGAATGCGGACGGGCCCACGCCCCCCTCGATCAGACCTGCCGGTCCGGTCCGGAGAAGCACGCACACCGCCTGCCTGTCGGCACCGATTGGCTCGCCTCTGCCCCGATCGATCGCCAACGCCCCTCCGCACCACGACTCCGCATGCTAAGGTTCAGACACATCCAAACGGGACAGGAATGGGCGGGCTTCCCCGTCCTGGCCGTCGAATACGGAAGGGACTCCCCTCATGATGAACGATCCGTCGCTGTCGCGTCGAGACACAGAAACCGGGATGCGCCGTCTCGGCGACCCCCTGGTGCTCGTGCTGACCATTGGCTTCGTCGTCACCTTCATCGGCCTGAGCCTGTACGACATGGATCGGGTCGCCGATGGCATCGGCGCGGGCTTTGCCTGGACGGCCCGCGTGCTCGGCTCCTACTTCCAGCTGTTCCTGCTGTTGACCTTCTTCATCGCGATCGGGGTGGCTCTGTCGCCGGCGGCCAAGGCCACGGTGGGCGATCTCGAGACCCCCGAGATGAGCACCTTCAAGTGGCTGTCGATCATCATGTGCACCCTGCTCGCCGGTGGCGGGGTGTTCTTCGCCGCCGGCGAGCCGGTCTACCACTTCCTGGTCACGCCACCGGCGTTCGATACCGAGGCGGGCACGCCCGGCGCAATCGCCGGCGCCCTGGCGCAGTCATTCATGCACTGGGGCTTTCTCGCCTGGGCGGTGCTCGGCTCGCTCACCGCCGTGGTGCTCGCCTACGCGCACTACATCAAGGGCCAGCCGCTACGCCCGCGCACCCTGCTCTACCCGGTGTTCGGCGAACGCATCATGCGCGGCTGGTTCGGCGGCGTGGTGGATACCTTCTGTGTAATCGCGGTGGTCGCGGGCACGGTCGGGCCGATCGGCTTTCTCGCCACGCAGCTGAGTTACGGCCTGCACGAGCTGTTCGGCCTGCCGGCGACCTTTTCAACGCAGCTGGGGATCCTGGCGTTTCTCGGCGCGATCTACATCACC
This genomic interval carries:
- a CDS encoding exonuclease domain-containing protein; protein product: MEALASLPVPFDRLAFVDLETTGTRPTRDRITEVAIIPVDNGVVGEPLQSLVDPGVAIPPTITRLTGISDAMVEGAPVFSRLIEAIAERLEGRWLVAHNARFDAGFLRNAFRAVGEVLTLRELCTVKLSRRLDRGERRHNLDSLVARHQLPVGDRHRAMGDCQALPALMARFVERDGVEAVIEALARQVPRASTPPNLDPAVLDAVPAVPGVYRFYGEEGALLYVGKSVNLRSRVRSHFSDDHRNDREMRIAQQTYHLDWIETAGEFGALLTEAWLVKRDQPIFNRRLRAQRSLLTWYWDDESDRPPQLRAIDEIDPADLRRAHGMFRSRHKARERLTELAREHGLCPQFLGLESGKGRACFAHQIGTCRGLCAGAEPEIAHRLRLKLALAPLAFEAWPYPGAIAILESRDGREERHLFRHWRYLGTARAPGEVEEILHGVDAEPPLDIDMYRLAVDAVRGGATVEPLE
- a CDS encoding homoserine dehydrogenase, which encodes MPPVRIGLLGLGTVGGGVVNVLTRNAEEIARRAGRRIEVVHASARNLDAPRICPLEGITLTTDPMEVVENPEVDVVVELIGGMRPAGDLMRRALELGKPVVTANKALIAHEGMELFELAQKHHTMVAFEAAVAGGIPIIKAIREGLAGNRIEWLAGIINGTGNYILTAMRDEGRAFAEVLAEAQYLGFAEADPTFDVEGIDAAHKLTILAAIAFGMPLKFDEVYTEGISGIETEDVQYAREFGYQIKHLGIARQRDDGVELRVHPTLIPERRLLANVDGVQNAVLAWGDAVGPTMYYGAGAGADPTASAVVADLVDVVRTLTADPMHRVPHLAVVPDQISDMPVAPMESIETAYYLRIAVQDKPGVLARIAQILADHEVSIEAMMQKEMSEDERTLPIVMLTHQVREKAMNEAIAEIEALDTVRAPVVRMRVETLDG
- the alaC gene encoding alanine transaminase; the encoded protein is MNEHFARIKRLPPYVFNITGELKAKARAAGEDIVDFGMGNPDQPTPPHIVEKMVEAARRGDTHRYSQSKGIPRLRRAIANWYRNRYDVEIDPESEAIVTIGSKEGLGHLAMATLSAGDTVLVPNPAYPIHPYGSVIADADIRHVQLTPDVDFFEELTRAIKETWPKPKMLILNFPANPTTQCVDLEFFEKVVGICREAGIWVIHDLAYADIVFDGYKAPSIMEVPGAKDVAVEFFTLSKSYNMPGWRVGFMVGNPTLVGALSRIKSYFDYGTFTPIQVASILALEGDQTCVDEICDMYRRRRDVLCEGLNAAGWPVEPPKATMFVWAKIPEQFAHLGSLEFSKLLLAEAKVAVSPGIGFGAYGDDHVRFSLIENEHRTRQAIRGIKAMFRAHGITPPSEGGQ